One Helicobacter cetorum MIT 00-7128 DNA window includes the following coding sequences:
- the fusA gene encoding elongation factor G, producing MSRKTPLNRIRNIGIAAHIDAGKTTTSERILFYTGVSHKIGEVHDGAATMDWMEQEKERGITITSAATTCFWKDYQINLIDTPGHVDFTIEVERSMRVLDGAVSVFCSVGGVQPQSETVWRQANKYGVPRIVFVNKMDRIGANFYNVENQIKQRLKANPVPINIPIGAEDTFKGVIDLVQMKAIVWNNEAMGAKYDIEEIPSDLLEKAKEYREKLVESVAEQDEALMEKYLGGEELSIEEIKKGIKAGCLSMNLIPMLCGSSFKNKGVQTLLDAVVDYLPAPTEVADIKGIDPKNEEEVFVKSSDNGDFAGLAFKIMTDPFVGQLTFVRVYRGKLESGSYVYNSTKDKKERVGRLLKMHSNKREDIKEVYAGEICAFVGLKDTLTGDTLCDEKSPVVLERMEFPEPVIHIAVEPKTKADQEKMGVALGKLAEEDPSFRVMTQEETGQTLIGGMGELHLEIIVDRLKREFKVEAEIGQPQVAFRETIRSSVSKEHKYAKQSGGRGQYGHVFIKLEPKEPGSGYEFVNEISGGVIPKEYIPAVDKGIQEAMQNGVLAGYPVVDFKVTLYDGSYHDVDSSEMAFKIAGSMAFKEASRAANPVLLEPMMKVEVEVPEEYMGDVIGDLNRRRGQINSMDDRLGLKIINAFVPLVEMFGYSTDLRSATQGRGTYSMEFDHYGEVPSNIAKEIVEKRKG from the coding sequence ATGTCTAGAAAAACCCCATTAAATAGAATTAGAAATATTGGTATCGCCGCTCACATTGATGCCGGAAAAACCACTACATCTGAGAGAATTTTATTCTATACAGGTGTGAGCCATAAGATTGGCGAGGTGCATGATGGTGCTGCGACAATGGACTGGATGGAGCAAGAAAAAGAAAGAGGGATTACCATTACCTCTGCAGCAACAACTTGTTTTTGGAAAGATTATCAAATTAACTTGATTGACACTCCGGGACACGTGGATTTTACCATTGAAGTAGAACGCTCTATGCGTGTGTTAGATGGTGCGGTTTCAGTGTTCTGTTCTGTTGGAGGCGTGCAACCTCAAAGTGAGACCGTATGGCGTCAAGCAAATAAATATGGCGTGCCCAGAATCGTATTTGTCAATAAAATGGATAGGATTGGGGCAAATTTCTATAATGTAGAAAATCAAATTAAGCAACGCTTAAAGGCTAATCCTGTGCCTATCAATATTCCTATTGGTGCTGAGGATACCTTTAAGGGTGTTATTGACTTAGTGCAAATGAAAGCTATCGTTTGGAACAACGAGGCAATGGGAGCAAAATACGATATAGAAGAAATCCCTAGCGATTTATTAGAGAAAGCTAAGGAATACAGAGAAAAGCTTGTAGAATCTGTTGCTGAGCAAGATGAAGCCTTAATGGAAAAATACTTAGGCGGTGAAGAATTAAGCATTGAGGAAATTAAAAAGGGTATCAAAGCAGGTTGTCTAAGCATGAATCTTATTCCTATGCTTTGTGGTTCTTCTTTTAAAAACAAAGGTGTGCAAACTTTACTAGATGCAGTAGTTGATTATTTGCCAGCTCCTACAGAAGTTGCTGATATTAAAGGAATTGACCCTAAGAATGAAGAAGAAGTCTTTGTTAAATCTAGTGATAATGGCGATTTTGCTGGCTTAGCATTTAAAATTATGACTGACCCTTTTGTGGGACAACTCACTTTTGTGCGTGTGTATCGTGGTAAGCTAGAGTCTGGTAGCTATGTATATAACTCTACAAAAGACAAGAAAGAGCGTGTGGGAAGACTTCTTAAAATGCACTCTAACAAGAGAGAAGATATTAAGGAAGTTTATGCGGGCGAGATTTGTGCGTTTGTAGGATTAAAAGATACACTAACAGGTGATACTCTTTGTGATGAAAAAAGCCCAGTTGTTTTAGAAAGAATGGAATTCCCTGAGCCTGTAATTCATATTGCTGTAGAGCCTAAGACTAAGGCTGACCAAGAAAAAATGGGCGTAGCTTTAGGAAAGCTTGCTGAAGAAGACCCAAGCTTTAGAGTGATGACTCAAGAAGAGACCGGACAAACTCTCATTGGTGGTATGGGTGAGTTGCACTTAGAAATCATCGTAGACAGATTGAAAAGAGAGTTTAAGGTAGAGGCTGAAATCGGCCAACCACAAGTTGCCTTTAGAGAGACTATCCGCTCAAGCGTAAGCAAAGAGCATAAATACGCTAAACAAAGCGGTGGTCGTGGGCAATATGGGCATGTATTCATTAAGCTTGAACCTAAAGAGCCGGGCAGTGGGTATGAATTTGTGAATGAAATTTCTGGCGGTGTGATTCCTAAAGAATATATTCCAGCTGTTGATAAGGGTATCCAAGAGGCTATGCAAAATGGTGTTTTAGCGGGTTATCCGGTAGTGGATTTTAAAGTTACTCTTTATGATGGTAGCTACCATGATGTGGACTCTTCAGAAATGGCGTTTAAAATCGCTGGTTCTATGGCGTTTAAAGAGGCAAGTCGTGCGGCTAATCCGGTTTTACTAGAGCCTATGATGAAGGTGGAAGTAGAAGTTCCTGAAGAGTATATGGGTGATGTGATTGGTGATTTGAATAGAAGAAGAGGTCAAATCAATTCTATGGACGATAGATTGGGCTTGAAAATTATCAATGCGTTTGTGCCATTGGTTGAGATGTTTGGCTATTCTACTGATTTACGCTCAGCTACTCAAGGGCGTGGGACTTACTCTATGGAATTTGACCATTACGGCGAAGTGCCTAGCAATATCGCTAAAGAAATTGTAGAAAAGCGCAAGGGTTAA
- the rpsL gene encoding 30S ribosomal protein S12, with translation MPTINQLIRKERKKVVKKTKSPALVECPQRRGVCTRVYTTTPKKPNSALRKVAKVRLTSKFEVISYIPGEGHNLQEHSIVLVRGGRVKDLPGVKYHIVRGALDTAGVSKRTVSRSKYGTKKAKASADKK, from the coding sequence GTGCCTACTATCAATCAGTTGATTAGAAAAGAAAGGAAAAAGGTGGTTAAAAAAACTAAATCACCTGCGTTAGTGGAATGCCCTCAAAGAAGAGGCGTTTGCACTAGAGTTTATACTACAACCCCTAAAAAGCCTAACTCGGCTTTAAGAAAGGTTGCTAAAGTTCGCCTAACTAGCAAGTTTGAGGTGATTAGTTATATCCCAGGTGAGGGACACAATTTGCAAGAGCACTCTATTGTGCTAGTGCGTGGCGGTAGGGTTAAAGACCTTCCCGGTGTGAAGTATCATATTGTGCGTGGTGCTCTAGATACTGCTGGAGTAAGCAAGAGAACAGTTTCACGCTCTAAATATGGAACTAAAAAAGCTAAAGCATCTGCTGATAAGAAATAA
- the rpsG gene encoding 30S ribosomal protein S7: MRRRKAPVREVLGDPVYGNKVVTKFINKMMYDGKKSVAEKIIYKAFNKIEEKSGEKGIEVFEKALERVRPLVEVRSRRVGGATYQVPVEVRASRQQSLSIRWILEATRKRNERMMVDRLANELMDAASDKGAAFKKKEDVHKMAEANKAFAHYRW, translated from the coding sequence ATGAGAAGAAGAAAAGCGCCCGTTAGAGAAGTATTAGGCGACCCTGTTTATGGGAACAAGGTAGTTACAAAGTTCATCAACAAAATGATGTATGATGGCAAAAAGAGCGTAGCTGAAAAGATTATCTATAAAGCTTTTAACAAGATTGAAGAAAAAAGTGGCGAAAAGGGTATTGAAGTTTTTGAAAAAGCCCTAGAGAGAGTGCGTCCTTTGGTTGAAGTTAGAAGTAGAAGAGTAGGTGGGGCTACTTATCAAGTGCCTGTAGAAGTAAGAGCAAGCCGCCAGCAGTCGCTATCAATCCGTTGGATTTTGGAAGCTACTAGAAAGCGCAATGAAAGAATGATGGTAGATAGATTAGCTAATGAACTTATGGATGCAGCAAGTGATAAAGGTGCGGCTTTTAAGAAAAAAGAAGATGTGCATAAAATGGCAGAAGCCAATAAAGCATTCGCACATTATCGTTGGTAA